Below is a genomic region from Paenibacillus rhizovicinus.
CCGGCCGAGGAACCGGAGCAGCTCGACCTGTTCGGGAACGCGGATGAATAAGACGGGCGTTTTTTAACAAAATAAACAGGTAGCCGCCGTTGACAGTTCCAACTGTAACTGATATGATTACAGTACAAAGCGGGGTGCCGTAAACCATGAACAGTGAATTCACGATTGCCGTCCACAGTTTAGTTTACTTGGCTTATTTGCCGGAGCGCATGGCGCCTAGCGAAGCGATCGCCGAGAACGTCTCTACGAATCCGGCTCGCATTCGCAAAGTGATGAGCTGCTTGAAGCGCGGAGGCTACGTCGACACGCGGGAGGGCGCGGGCGGCGGATACCGGTTAACGCTGGACCCGGCGGTCGTCAATTTAGCCGATATTTATCGGCTCATGGCGCAAGGCTCCGTTATTCCGAGCTGGTGCTCGGGCGATCCGGATATGGATTGCGTCGTCGGCTCCAACATGCGGGAAGTGATGGATGGGATTTTCTGCAGGGCGGAGAAGCAGCTGGAGGCGTATTTCGGCGGCATAACCATTTCGGACGTCCTGGTCCAGATCAAGGAATGCAAGAATTGCTAGTCCCTTTTCGGTGAGACGGGTACCACCCTTCCCATAGCTTCGAACTTATTGTAGAGAGGATGATTGAACATGGCACAAGTACTAACGAAAGACAACTTTAACCAAAGCATCGAGAGCGGCGTAACGCTCGTAGATTTCTGGGCACCATGGTGCGGACCTTGCAAAATGCAGCTTCCGATCGTCGAGGAGCTTTCCTCCGAGCTTGCCGGCACGGCGACGATCGGCAAAATCAACGTCGACGAAGAGCCGGAACTGGCTTCCCAATTCGGCGTAATGTCCATCCCTACGCTGATCCTGTTCAAAGACGGTCAACCTGTCGATAAAATGGTCGGCCTGCAATCCAAGGACGCGTTGAAAAACAAAATCCAAGGCCAAGTCTAAGACTTGAGCGCGCAAGCAAACCCCCGCACCGTTCCGGTGCGGGGGTTTGAGCGTTATGAGGCGTTTTTTTCGTGCTTGACGGCATACATATGAAATCGTGAATGAACGACACGGCAATCGAACCGTTTTGCACTGCGAATGCGTTATACTTATAAGAGATGAATCTGTTCGAATTCAAGCAGGGAAACCTTATCCATTCGGACGAAAGGGAGGCTGTTCCGGTGCAAAAATGGCTGGCTCGCATACGCAAAGGCTACGGCAAGAAGCTTACTTCGCTCCATGCGTGGAACGGTTGGATTGTCGTCATTCTGGCCTTTACGGGGCTGATCTTGTTTCAAGGACTGTGGCGCGGCATCCTTGGCGAAGGCCGGGTCCTTATCCGGGAGCTTCACATCGTTGTCGGCATCGCATCGCTCGTCCCGGTGGTTTATTACTTGCTGCTGGCCGGCAAGCATTGGAAGCAGCTCAGGGGCAAGGCGTGGCAGAAGGTCAACGTCGTCATCGTGCTCGCGCTGCTGGTCGGCTGGCTGTTATCGGGTCTGTTGCTTTGGCAGTTCAGGGCCGTAGGTCCGCGTTGGTCCGGCCATGCGCTTCAAGTGCATGATTTGCTGACTTGGATCGGACTGCCGTACGTGATTTATCACTCCATTACGCGGCTCAAGTGGCTGAAGGAACCGCATCGCCGCACGGTGAAGACCGGACGCGTCAGCGAGGGAACCGGCGCTCGCGCCGCCGTTCATCCGGCGGCGGGGCCGGGAGCCGTTATGACGCGCAGCACGTTCATTAAGACGGCGATCGGCGCCGGAATTGCGATTACGGTGGGGCCTTCCTTCCTGAATTGGCTCGGCAATCAGCTGAGCGGCGGCACGACCTTCGACGAGGCGGTGGCCACGGATGCCAACAAGCTGCTTCCGGCGCCGGCGCCTATGCCTGGCTCCAGTCCGCCGATCGGCGGCGGAAGCAAGGGGTCATTCCGGATTTACACCGTTACGCCGATCCCGAAATTCGACAACGCCAGTTTTTCGTTTACCATCGACGGACTGGTGGAGAAGAAGCTGCAGTGGAACTGGGAGCAGTTCGTGGCGCTGAAGCGCGAGGTGCAGGTCAGCGATTTCCACTGCGTCACGGGCTGGTCCGTGTATAACAATACGTGGGAAGGCATCAAGCTGAAGGACTTTCTGAAGATGGCAGGCGTGAAGCCGGGCGCGAAAACGGTCAAGTTCTACTCCGGCGACGGCGTGTATACGGACGCGCTGACACTGGAGCAGGCGGACATGGACGATGTCCTCGTTGCGGTTATGCATGACGGGAAGCCGATACCGAGCGATCTTGGCGGTCCCGTACGGCTCGTCGTGCCGAAGATGTACACCTATAAGTCCGTGAAGTGGCTGAACCGGATCGAGCTGATCGACGGCGAGCATATCGGGTATTGGGAGCAGCGCGGATACTCGAACGATGCTTGGGTGTAGGATAACGATAGATGCAAACCCGGTGCCGGGAGGTGCCGGGTTTTGTTTCGTCCGGGTGCGGCAGGGCAAGAATCGTCATGCGGCAGCAGCGATATTTTCCCGGTGATAACAGGTTTGACATTCACGTTACGTAAAGGTGTAGAGTGGGGTTATCGGGAGGTGAGCAGGTGGAATACACCGTGCAAAAGCTGGGCAGGCTTGCGGGCATCAGCACGCGGACGCTCCGATTCTACGACGAGATCGGCATCTTGAAGCCGGCGAGGACGAATTCGTCCGGCTACCGGATTTACGGGCAGGCCGAGGTGGATAAGCTGCAGCAGATTTTATTTTACCGGGAGCTTGGCGTCAATCTGGATCAGATCAAAGCCATCGTGACCGATCCGTCCTTCGACGGCGCCGCGGCGCTAAGGCAGCATCGCGACCGGCTTCTCGATAAACGCAAACAGCTCGATGCGCTGATCGGCAACGTGGAGCGGACGATCGCATCGGCCGAAGGGAGAACGGACATGAGCGACCAAGAGAAATTCGAAGGCTTCAAGCAGCGGATGATTGACGAGAACGAGCAGAAATACGGCAAGGAAGCGCGGGAGAAGTACGGCGACGATGCGGTCAACAAGTCGAACGCTAAGCTGAAGGGCATGTCGCAGGAGCGGCATGAGCGGTTGAACCGGCTCACGCAGGAAGTGAAGGATACGCTCGCGGATGCCTTCAGGACCGGGGATCCGGCCAGCGAGCTCGCCCAGAAGGCAGCGGATCTGCATCGGCAGTGGCTGACGTTCCATTGGGACGGCTACAGCAAGGAAGCCCATGCGAATCTGGCGCAGATGTACGTGGACGACGAGCGCTTCACCGCGTATTACGACGAGAAGCAGCCTGGGACGGCGGTTTTTCTTAGGGATGCGGTGCATATTTACACTGGCGCCCGCGGATAGCGGACAGCAGTGAAGATCATGCTTCAGATTACGAATAGGGGTGCCGGCGGGTCGGCGAAGACCTGACCGGGCACCCCTTCGTCATGCGGAAAATGCCGTTGCGGCACATTTGAAATGGGAGCAATCCTGCGGGAGCTCTACTTGTCGGTTTTCTTCTTCACGCTGCTGTAGTTGGTGACGGATTTGGCGTCTTCCAGCGTATCGTTGACGAAGGCCATGTCCTGATTCTTGGCGTTCATATTGGTGGTGCCTTTGTAATTGCCTTTATGCGTTTGATTCTCCATGCTCGCTCACCTCCAACGGGTAGTATGCGATGGCCGGGCCGGCCTTAATCAAATCCGAAGGGGAAAATCAGGCGAAATTACGGCATCTCCCAGGCGAACATCCTTTCAATCCGATGAGTCATCGGGTATAATGTCCTGAGATTGTTTATTACGGAACAGGGGTGTCTTGCAATGGCTTTGAAGGCTGGTATCGTCGGCCTGCCGAACGTGGGCAAATCGACATTGTTTAACGCAATTACGCAGGCGGGCGCGGAGTCCGCAAACTATCCGTTTTGCACCATCGACCCGAACGTCGGCGTCGTTGAAGTGCCGGATGAGCGTTTGGATAAATTGACGGAATTGGTCGTGCCGAACAAAACGGTACCGACCGCGTTCGAATTCATCGATATCGCGGGCATCGTGAAAGGCGCGAGCAAAGGCGAAGGCCTCGGCAACAAATTCCTCGCCCATATCCGCGAAGTAGATGCGATCGTGCACGTCGTACGCTGCTTCCAAGACGACAACATTACGCATGTCTCCGGCAAAGTGGATCCGATCGGCGACATCAACACGATCAACCTCGAGCTGATTCTGGCGGATATCGACTCCGTGGACCGCAAGATCGAGCGTTCCCGCAAGAACCTCAAGGGCGGCGACAAGAAAGTGGTCCAAGAGCTGGAAACGCTGGAGCGTATCAAAGAAGCGCTGTACAACGATCAGCCGGCGCGCAGCCTGGACCTCTCGGAAGACGAGAAAGCGCTCGTGCGCGATCTTCACCTGCTGACGATGAAGCCGGTGCTGTACGCGGCGAACGTGAGCGAAGGCGAAGCGGCCAACTCCGACGGCAACAGCTTTGTCGAGCTCGTGCGCGAATTCGCGAAAGCGGAAGGCGCGGAAGTGGTGCCGATCAGCGCGAAGGTAGAAGCCGAAATCGCGGAGCTGGAAGGCGAAGACAAGGAAATGTTCCTCGAAGAGCTCGGCTTGACGGAATCCGGTCTGAACCGTTTGATCCGCGCGGCTTACAAGCTGCTCGGTTTGTACACGTATTTCACGGCGGGCGTGCAGGAAGTTCGCGCTTGGACGATCCGCAAAGGGATGAAAGCTCCGCAAGCGGCAGGCGTCATTCATACGGATTTCGAACGCGGCTTTATCCGCGCCGAAGTCGTTTCTTACGACGATCTGATGGCGGCGGGCTCGATGAACGCGGCCAAGGAACGCGGCCAGCTTCGCCTCGAAGGCAAAGAGTATATCGTGCAGGACGGCGACGTGATGCATTTCCGTTTCAACGTATAGTTATCCAGAGGAGAGGACTCGGGCAGCCGGGTCCTTTTCGCCGTGGACGGGTGCCGGGGCTTGGAACGGCTGCTGCATGCTTCCTTTTCTCCATAATTGTCACGTTTATCGATTGCGGCGCGTTATGTTATACTGAGAAGACC
It encodes:
- a CDS encoding RrF2 family transcriptional regulator; amino-acid sequence: MNSEFTIAVHSLVYLAYLPERMAPSEAIAENVSTNPARIRKVMSCLKRGGYVDTREGAGGGYRLTLDPAVVNLADIYRLMAQGSVIPSWCSGDPDMDCVVGSNMREVMDGIFCRAEKQLEAYFGGITISDVLVQIKECKNC
- the trxA gene encoding thioredoxin, giving the protein MAQVLTKDNFNQSIESGVTLVDFWAPWCGPCKMQLPIVEELSSELAGTATIGKINVDEEPELASQFGVMSIPTLILFKDGQPVDKMVGLQSKDALKNKIQGQV
- a CDS encoding molybdopterin-dependent oxidoreductase, producing the protein MQKWLARIRKGYGKKLTSLHAWNGWIVVILAFTGLILFQGLWRGILGEGRVLIRELHIVVGIASLVPVVYYLLLAGKHWKQLRGKAWQKVNVVIVLALLVGWLLSGLLLWQFRAVGPRWSGHALQVHDLLTWIGLPYVIYHSITRLKWLKEPHRRTVKTGRVSEGTGARAAVHPAAGPGAVMTRSTFIKTAIGAGIAITVGPSFLNWLGNQLSGGTTFDEAVATDANKLLPAPAPMPGSSPPIGGGSKGSFRIYTVTPIPKFDNASFSFTIDGLVEKKLQWNWEQFVALKREVQVSDFHCVTGWSVYNNTWEGIKLKDFLKMAGVKPGAKTVKFYSGDGVYTDALTLEQADMDDVLVAVMHDGKPIPSDLGGPVRLVVPKMYTYKSVKWLNRIELIDGEHIGYWEQRGYSNDAWV
- a CDS encoding MerR family transcriptional regulator produces the protein MEYTVQKLGRLAGISTRTLRFYDEIGILKPARTNSSGYRIYGQAEVDKLQQILFYRELGVNLDQIKAIVTDPSFDGAAALRQHRDRLLDKRKQLDALIGNVERTIASAEGRTDMSDQEKFEGFKQRMIDENEQKYGKEAREKYGDDAVNKSNAKLKGMSQERHERLNRLTQEVKDTLADAFRTGDPASELAQKAADLHRQWLTFHWDGYSKEAHANLAQMYVDDERFTAYYDEKQPGTAVFLRDAVHIYTGARG
- the ychF gene encoding redox-regulated ATPase YchF — encoded protein: MALKAGIVGLPNVGKSTLFNAITQAGAESANYPFCTIDPNVGVVEVPDERLDKLTELVVPNKTVPTAFEFIDIAGIVKGASKGEGLGNKFLAHIREVDAIVHVVRCFQDDNITHVSGKVDPIGDINTINLELILADIDSVDRKIERSRKNLKGGDKKVVQELETLERIKEALYNDQPARSLDLSEDEKALVRDLHLLTMKPVLYAANVSEGEAANSDGNSFVELVREFAKAEGAEVVPISAKVEAEIAELEGEDKEMFLEELGLTESGLNRLIRAAYKLLGLYTYFTAGVQEVRAWTIRKGMKAPQAAGVIHTDFERGFIRAEVVSYDDLMAAGSMNAAKERGQLRLEGKEYIVQDGDVMHFRFNV